Proteins from one Pseudomonas sp. KBS0710 genomic window:
- a CDS encoding RHS repeat protein gives MAHNPMGKDPADYESKPIFNATTQKYNMVNTRTGLFEAYVKMPLLIGNCGSGPEFETDLFYSPTTNNLNALGDGWEFCFTIFSEEYEVLTLSTGETLKLEKGKNLKQPAVIVEWNSDDTLTVYRKGGRTEVLSKLGDTLFYVPKSLTTDGYNYLNLSWSVTPHVIDGTTYHQIKLQRVTDKYRTLLDIDYTLADDNAETAITPVTLTYWPDDPTETLRYKLDIENYALKSITLADDIKSTFEYLDHKSAGWLMIKYTGWEGLKEELEYNDNGLNFPDDPKLSALPCVSEHTLIPNGGGQTVVNRYEYDRSSNLKTYITTKSHREGRTEYTYDYITNEILSEAAIKTVAGVTRSTTTEYTISATPNTIKNQRTTTYRQNASRRESKIVTHFNKDAALTENIENDKRTSYTYADGPRFGSDRPVSETVENVKSLTFFSHKKIYEYISITGMSEPKLEAIDEIINNSLIPKPTVFSQSFVYFTQDDFRKGKPQSIIREGRSLRDFQRSFEYTLGGENNTELTTQITDTVDTSSTRTSSFTQSVLSRHLIRQVDEDGNRCEYTYDSSGRLASQTLCAQSPTYKQTTTYDYPAPGQVKTTEANGQVRLSEYDGQDRLVREYEYVTADTRRLLKEVSYDAIGRELRSTQYDYQASFQGSDPRFSKWSEVTYDNWGEATGRIYSDGSEYFNRYNPITKIRTEWSGKITDKHQKVTTYDLRDDTIKKVEWKDQSGKTFQTQTATYTTAQHLQKLITNGEYGVTTITYTYDILGRVLTEAYVEDDTGLLPLLNLAYTYYYTYDPLSQSNEPTTVEISFGTHKYILGEREFDEWDRVVTFNRGNATEFYTYDGSSLVPATKRTADGIDLKYEYIKELGNKVSKVSTADLSQQKIFTYAHAAQRQSTVKEGERFLEYGHDLNSRVTQQRVQTQPGESKEVSSRYSPAGRLLSYTDVFGVTTACRYNNVGQRIRSENDFFTRYAYNEQGQLAEEVIETKSGATETVNIRYTYDAQQREVSRRFVPTQNTPLALEIATTYFADGKFKQVQLKRGSNVLGSRSFTYSAGGRLKSCTTTGVWRPLNPQGKRIDKQEFTYNGLGNVTQCISTFAGGRNSATYTYDGARGVRLEKIENTHADYTKSASLTYDAADRLAQDQTGKKYRYDTFGRLIQAGSARYSYDPSDRLMTHNQGPDQRQFIYNDLQVNGEYALGDNDDCRHLKPGSAACVAQLTRVSGVERTLYEWCDLNGTVWVTYDATAHTTKFHAYSPYGEHFFEDTHSLLGANRELIESTNGQYPLGCGYRFLISANYQFNTWDTSSPFGEGGPNARGYCADADPINFHDPSGHDPVQDGLRRIWGDNLPGSLGMGKAGELIKTVIFTGLGILTAVMTGGATLLMAAAMVTLATVASALAIVSVVIADSNPELSQGLAWASLVFGVFGGVATLAKKVLQRAALFARCLGNTARAVGKTIFKRATVLSPMQKARLLIGDLPKNMSPVRSLRLIEPFPVNSLLPPETLMFDPIGDLNTIMFAVTGVLGNTGVLDELEEYKTANMLIGNGTYLPNGNWLKLLTMAR, from the coding sequence ATGGCACACAACCCAATGGGCAAAGACCCGGCCGACTACGAAAGCAAACCGATTTTTAATGCGACCACCCAGAAATACAACATGGTCAACACCCGCACCGGGCTATTCGAAGCCTATGTAAAAATGCCCCTCCTGATCGGCAATTGCGGCAGTGGCCCCGAGTTTGAAACAGACTTGTTTTATAGCCCCACAACCAACAACCTTAACGCATTGGGCGATGGCTGGGAGTTCTGTTTTACGATCTTCAGTGAAGAATATGAAGTACTGACACTCAGCACTGGGGAAACGCTCAAGCTGGAAAAAGGTAAAAATCTGAAACAGCCCGCGGTGATTGTGGAATGGAACAGCGATGACACCTTAACCGTCTACCGCAAGGGCGGCAGAACAGAAGTTCTTTCCAAATTGGGAGACACGCTATTTTATGTTCCCAAGTCGCTGACCACCGATGGTTATAACTATTTAAACCTGAGCTGGAGCGTCACCCCCCATGTCATAGACGGCACGACATACCATCAGATCAAGTTACAGCGCGTCACGGATAAATATCGCACGCTGCTGGACATCGACTATACGCTCGCCGACGATAACGCCGAGACGGCAATCACACCGGTGACCTTAACCTATTGGCCAGACGATCCGACTGAAACGCTGCGTTATAAACTGGACATTGAGAACTACGCACTTAAATCAATAACGCTTGCCGACGATATAAAGTCCACGTTTGAATACCTGGATCACAAGAGCGCCGGCTGGCTGATGATCAAGTACACGGGTTGGGAGGGTCTGAAAGAAGAGCTTGAGTATAATGACAATGGATTGAATTTCCCAGACGACCCGAAATTGTCGGCGCTGCCCTGCGTTAGCGAGCATACCTTGATACCCAATGGCGGCGGCCAGACGGTGGTGAACAGGTATGAATACGACCGTTCCTCCAACCTTAAAACCTACATAACAACCAAATCCCATCGAGAAGGAAGAACTGAGTACACGTACGATTACATAACCAACGAAATCCTATCGGAAGCGGCAATCAAAACGGTCGCCGGCGTAACAAGAAGCACCACAACAGAATATACAATCTCCGCAACCCCAAACACAATAAAAAACCAACGTACCACGACTTACCGTCAAAACGCCAGCCGTCGAGAATCTAAAATCGTCACCCATTTCAATAAAGACGCAGCGCTAACGGAGAACATTGAAAACGACAAACGCACATCCTATACATACGCCGATGGCCCAAGGTTCGGCTCAGACCGCCCCGTCAGTGAAACAGTGGAAAACGTAAAATCTTTAACATTTTTCAGCCATAAAAAAATATACGAATACATCTCTATAACTGGCATGAGCGAGCCAAAGCTCGAAGCTATAGATGAAATCATCAATAACAGCCTGATTCCAAAGCCCACCGTATTTTCTCAATCCTTTGTCTATTTTACGCAAGATGACTTTCGTAAAGGAAAGCCACAATCTATCATTCGTGAAGGCCGCTCGCTTCGAGACTTTCAACGCTCTTTCGAGTACACACTTGGAGGAGAAAACAACACAGAACTGACCACCCAAATTACCGACACAGTTGATACCTCGTCCACGCGTACTTCTTCATTCACTCAGAGCGTCCTTAGCAGGCACCTCATTCGTCAAGTAGACGAAGACGGTAATCGCTGCGAATACACCTATGACAGCTCTGGCAGGCTGGCAAGCCAGACCTTATGTGCGCAAAGTCCGACCTATAAGCAAACCACAACCTATGACTACCCAGCCCCCGGGCAAGTGAAAACCACCGAGGCGAATGGGCAAGTTCGTTTGAGCGAATACGATGGGCAGGATCGGTTGGTAAGAGAGTACGAGTACGTTACAGCGGACACTCGACGCTTGCTCAAGGAAGTCAGCTACGATGCGATAGGGCGTGAGCTGCGCAGCACTCAGTACGATTACCAGGCAAGTTTCCAGGGGAGCGACCCGCGATTCAGTAAATGGAGCGAGGTAACCTACGACAATTGGGGAGAGGCAACCGGGCGAATCTATAGCGATGGCAGCGAGTATTTCAACCGGTATAATCCCATCACAAAGATTCGAACTGAATGGTCCGGAAAAATAACTGACAAACATCAAAAGGTCACCACTTACGACTTGCGGGACGACACAATCAAAAAAGTTGAGTGGAAGGATCAGAGTGGTAAGACGTTTCAAACCCAAACAGCCACCTACACGACGGCACAGCACCTCCAAAAGCTTATAACCAATGGCGAGTACGGCGTTACCACCATCACCTATACCTACGACATCCTGGGGCGCGTGCTGACGGAGGCTTATGTCGAAGACGACACAGGATTGCTGCCTCTATTAAACCTCGCCTACACCTACTACTACACTTATGACCCGCTTTCACAGAGCAATGAACCGACAACCGTGGAAATCAGTTTCGGCACCCACAAATACATATTGGGTGAGCGAGAGTTCGATGAATGGGATCGGGTCGTCACTTTTAACCGAGGCAATGCAACCGAATTCTATACATACGATGGCAGCAGCCTGGTGCCCGCTACGAAAAGAACCGCCGACGGTATCGACCTCAAATACGAGTACATAAAGGAGTTGGGAAACAAAGTCAGTAAAGTCAGCACTGCGGACCTCAGCCAGCAAAAAATCTTCACCTATGCTCACGCCGCACAACGCCAATCAACCGTCAAAGAGGGAGAGCGTTTCCTTGAGTACGGCCATGACCTCAACTCACGCGTAACCCAACAACGCGTACAGACTCAACCTGGCGAATCCAAAGAAGTGTCCTCCCGCTACTCCCCTGCGGGGCGCTTGTTGAGTTACACCGATGTATTCGGGGTAACAACAGCGTGTAGATACAACAATGTCGGGCAACGTATACGTAGCGAGAACGACTTCTTCACTCGCTACGCTTACAACGAGCAGGGGCAACTGGCAGAAGAAGTGATAGAGACCAAAAGCGGAGCAACGGAAACAGTCAACATAAGGTACACATATGACGCTCAGCAGCGTGAGGTCAGCCGTCGCTTCGTGCCCACCCAAAACACACCCCTCGCCCTGGAAATAGCCACCACCTACTTTGCCGATGGCAAATTCAAACAGGTCCAGTTGAAAAGAGGGAGCAACGTGCTGGGCTCACGCAGCTTCACCTACAGTGCTGGTGGACGGCTCAAGTCGTGTACGACCACTGGGGTTTGGAGACCGCTGAATCCGCAGGGCAAACGCATCGATAAGCAAGAGTTCACCTACAATGGGCTGGGCAATGTCACCCAATGCATCAGCACCTTCGCCGGCGGGCGCAATAGCGCGACCTATACCTACGATGGCGCGAGGGGCGTTCGCCTGGAAAAGATTGAAAACACCCATGCGGACTACACAAAATCCGCGTCGTTGACGTATGACGCTGCGGACAGGCTTGCTCAAGACCAAACCGGTAAAAAATACCGCTATGACACGTTCGGACGGCTGATACAAGCCGGGAGCGCCCGGTACAGTTACGACCCCTCCGATCGCCTGATGACTCATAACCAGGGCCCGGACCAACGTCAATTTATCTATAACGACCTGCAGGTCAATGGCGAATATGCGTTGGGGGATAACGACGACTGCCGGCATCTGAAGCCTGGCAGTGCTGCCTGCGTTGCGCAATTAACTCGAGTTTCTGGAGTTGAAAGAACCCTGTACGAGTGGTGCGACCTCAACGGTACGGTCTGGGTGACCTATGACGCGACAGCCCATACCACCAAATTTCACGCCTATAGCCCCTATGGTGAACACTTCTTTGAAGATACTCACTCCTTACTGGGTGCTAACCGCGAACTCATTGAAAGCACGAACGGCCAATACCCCTTGGGCTGCGGTTATCGTTTTCTCATTTCCGCCAACTACCAATTCAATACCTGGGATACAAGCAGCCCCTTTGGCGAGGGCGGCCCGAACGCTCGTGGTTACTGTGCCGATGCCGACCCCATCAACTTTCACGATCCCAGTGGCCACGACCCGGTGCAAGATGGCTTAAGGAGAATTTGGGGAGACAACCTCCCTGGATCTCTAGGCATGGGCAAAGCGGGGGAATTAATTAAAACTGTAATTTTTACCGGCCTAGGCATACTCACGGCGGTCATGACCGGAGGAGCGACGTTACTGATGGCGGCAGCCATGGTCACATTGGCGACTGTTGCATCCGCCCTGGCCATCGTGTCCGTGGTTATTGCCGACAGCAACCCAGAGTTGTCTCAAGGATTGGCCTGGGCCTCCCTGGTCTTTGGCGTGTTCGGCGGAGTTGCGACACTAGCGAAGAAGGTATTGCAGAGAGCAGCGCTGTTTGCGCGCTGCCTGGGGAACACGGCACGTGCCGTCGGCAAGACGATCTTTAAACGCGCAACGGTTCTTTCACCTATGCAAAAAGCAAGGTTGCTTATAGGAGACTTGCCGAAAAACATGAGCCCTGTGCGTTCCCTGCGTCTGATAGAACCATTCCCAGTCAACAGCCTTCTGCCACCAGAGACCTTAATGTTTGATCCGATTGGCGACCTCAACACCATAATGTTCGCTGTCACAGGCGTCTTGGGGAATACCGGTGTTTTGGACGAGTTGGAGGAGTATAAAACCGCGAATATGCTCATTGGAAACGGAACCTATTTACCGAATGGTAATTGGCTGAAGTTACTGACCATGGCCAGGTAG
- a CDS encoding superoxide dismutase, whose product MAFELPPLPYAHDALQPHISKETLEYHHDKHHNTYVVNLNNLVPGTEFEGKTLEEIVKSSSGGIFNNAAQVWNHTFYWNCLAPNAGGQPTGALAEAINAAFGSFDKFKEEFTKTSVGTFGSGWGWLVKKADGSLALASTIGAGNPLTSGDTPLLTCDVWEHAYYIDYRNVRPKYVEAFWNLVNWKFVAEQFEGKAFTA is encoded by the coding sequence ATGGCTTTCGAATTGCCGCCGCTGCCCTACGCACACGATGCCCTGCAGCCGCACATTTCCAAGGAAACCTTGGAGTACCACCACGACAAGCACCACAACACCTACGTCGTGAACCTGAACAACCTGGTGCCTGGCACCGAGTTCGAAGGCAAGACCCTGGAAGAAATCGTCAAGTCTTCTTCGGGCGGCATCTTCAACAACGCCGCTCAGGTCTGGAACCACACTTTCTACTGGAACTGCCTGGCGCCAAACGCCGGCGGCCAACCGACCGGCGCGCTGGCTGAAGCCATCAACGCAGCCTTCGGTTCGTTCGACAAGTTCAAGGAAGAGTTCACCAAGACCTCCGTCGGCACCTTCGGTTCCGGTTGGGGCTGGCTGGTGAAAAAAGCTGACGGTTCCCTGGCCCTGGCCAGCACCATCGGCGCCGGCAACCCGCTGACCAGCGGCGACACCCCGCTGCTGACCTGCGACGTGTGGGAACACGCTTACTACATCGACTACCGCAACGTGCGTCCAAAGTATGTGGAAGCGTTCTGGAACCTGGTCAACTGGAAGTTCGTGGCTGAGCAGTTTGAAGGCAAGGCCTTTACTGCTTAA
- a CDS encoding LysE/ArgO family amino acid transporter, whose translation MWQSYVNGLLVALGLIMAIGTQNAFVLAQSLRREHHLPVAALCIVCDAILVALGVFGLATVLAQNPLLLAIARWGGAAFLLWYGTLALRRACSRQSLEQGANLKVRSLRAVLLSALAVTLLNPHVYLDTVLLIGSLGAQQTEPGAYVAGAASASFLWFATLALGAAWLAPWLARPATWRLLDLLVAVMMFSVAYQLISAG comes from the coding sequence ATGTGGCAAAGTTATGTAAACGGGCTGCTGGTGGCTCTTGGCCTGATCATGGCGATTGGCACCCAGAACGCGTTTGTATTGGCACAAAGCCTGCGCCGTGAGCATCACTTGCCGGTAGCGGCGCTGTGCATCGTATGTGATGCAATTCTGGTGGCGCTCGGGGTCTTCGGCCTGGCCACTGTGCTGGCGCAAAACCCTCTGCTGCTGGCCATTGCCCGCTGGGGCGGCGCGGCGTTCCTGTTGTGGTACGGCACCCTGGCGTTGCGTCGTGCGTGTTCCCGGCAAAGCCTGGAACAAGGTGCCAACCTCAAGGTGCGTTCATTACGCGCAGTGTTGCTCAGTGCCTTGGCGGTAACGCTGCTCAATCCCCATGTGTACCTGGACACCGTGCTGCTGATCGGCTCACTGGGCGCGCAACAAACCGAGCCCGGAGCGTATGTCGCCGGTGCTGCCAGCGCTTCGTTCCTGTGGTTCGCCACCCTGGCACTCGGCGCAGCGTGGCTGGCGCCTTGGTTGGCACGCCCGGCGACCTGGCGTCTGCTCGACCTTCTGGTGGCGGTGATGATGTTCAGCGTGGCCTACCAATTGATCAGTGCCGGGTGA
- a CDS encoding ACT domain-containing protein — MAGETALATLLRSMSPHLNKGDYVFCTLPDQRIPAGCEVIGSFREQEGLTLIVERQQAEQAGLAFEYVAAWITLNVHSALEAVGLTAAFASALGSAGISCNVIAGFYHDHLFVGRADAERAMDVLRQLATNAE, encoded by the coding sequence ATGGCTGGCGAAACCGCCCTGGCAACCCTGCTGCGCAGCATGAGCCCTCATCTGAATAAGGGCGACTACGTGTTCTGCACCCTGCCCGACCAACGCATCCCAGCAGGTTGCGAGGTCATCGGCAGCTTTCGCGAGCAGGAGGGTTTGACCCTGATTGTGGAGCGTCAACAGGCGGAACAAGCCGGGCTGGCCTTCGAGTATGTGGCCGCGTGGATCACCCTGAATGTGCATTCGGCCCTTGAAGCCGTGGGCCTGACGGCGGCGTTCGCCAGTGCGCTGGGCAGCGCCGGTATCAGTTGCAACGTTATCGCCGGGTTTTATCACGACCACCTGTTCGTCGGCCGCGCCGATGCCGAGCGGGCCATGGATGTATTGCGCCAACTGGCAACAAACGCGGAGTAA
- a CDS encoding LysR family transcriptional regulator ArgP, with protein sequence MFDYKLLSALAAVVEQAGFERGAQVLGLSQSAISQRIKLLEARIGQPVLVRATPPTPTDIGRRLLNHVQQVRLLERDLQSQVPALDEEGMPERLRIALNADSLATWWAEAVSDFCAEQHLLLDLVVEDQTVGLKRMRAGEVAACICASERPVAGARSLLLGAMRYRALASPAFIARHFPEGVRADLLARTPALVFGPDDFLQHRYLASLGVDGGFEHHLCPSSEGFIRLTEAGLGWGLVPELQVRDQLQTGELVELLPDKPIDVPLYWHHWRSGGQLLGLLTDHLAQACGQWLVPLK encoded by the coding sequence ATGTTCGACTATAAATTGCTTTCCGCCCTGGCGGCGGTGGTGGAACAGGCCGGCTTCGAACGTGGCGCCCAGGTGCTGGGGTTGTCGCAGTCGGCGATTTCCCAGCGCATCAAGTTACTGGAGGCGCGTATTGGCCAACCGGTGCTGGTGCGGGCCACGCCGCCCACGCCCACCGATATCGGCCGGCGCTTGCTCAACCATGTGCAGCAGGTGCGCTTGCTTGAGCGCGACCTGCAAAGCCAGGTGCCTGCACTGGACGAGGAGGGCATGCCCGAGCGTCTGCGCATCGCCTTGAATGCCGACAGCCTCGCCACCTGGTGGGCCGAGGCCGTCAGTGACTTTTGCGCCGAGCAGCATTTGTTGCTCGACCTGGTGGTGGAAGACCAGACCGTGGGCCTCAAGCGCATGCGTGCCGGTGAGGTGGCGGCCTGTATCTGCGCCAGCGAACGCCCGGTGGCCGGGGCGCGCAGCCTGTTGCTCGGTGCCATGCGCTATCGTGCGTTGGCAAGCCCTGCATTTATTGCGCGGCATTTTCCCGAGGGCGTGCGTGCCGATCTGTTGGCACGCACACCTGCGCTGGTGTTTGGCCCGGATGATTTCCTGCAGCACCGCTACCTGGCATCGCTGGGCGTGGACGGCGGTTTCGAGCACCATTTGTGCCCGTCCTCCGAAGGTTTTATTCGCCTGACCGAAGCCGGGCTGGGCTGGGGCCTGGTCCCGGAACTCCAGGTGCGCGACCAGCTGCAAACCGGCGAATTAGTCGAGTTGTTGCCAGATAAGCCCATCGACGTGCCGCTGTACTGGCATCATTGGCGCAGTGGTGGACAATTGTTGGGCCTGCTCACCGATCATTTGGCCCAAGCCTGTGGCCAATGGTTGGTGCCGTTGAAGTGA
- a CDS encoding NAD(P)-dependent oxidoreductase encodes MKILVTGASGFIGGRFARFALEQGLDVRVNGRRAEGVEHLVRRGAEFIQGDLNDAELVRELCRDVEAVVHCAGAVGLWGKYQDFHQGNVLVTENVVEACLKERVGRLVHLSSPSIYFDGRDHLGLTEEQVPKRFKHPYAATKYLAEQKVFGAQEFGLEVLALRPRFVTGAGDMSIFPRLLKMQRKNRLAIVGDGLNKVDFTSVHNLNEALLSSLLATGSALGKAYNISNGAPVPVWDVVNYVMRQMDMPQVTRYRSYGLSYSVAALNEAFCAMWPGRPEPSLSRLGMQVMNKDFTLDISRARHYLDYEPKVSLWTALDEFCSWWKAQDPGLK; translated from the coding sequence ATGAAAATTCTGGTCACCGGCGCAAGCGGCTTCATCGGCGGGCGTTTTGCGCGTTTCGCCCTGGAGCAGGGCCTGGACGTGCGGGTCAACGGGCGGCGCGCCGAAGGTGTGGAGCACCTGGTAAGGCGCGGTGCCGAGTTTATCCAGGGTGATCTCAATGATGCCGAACTGGTGCGCGAGCTGTGCCGCGATGTCGAAGCCGTGGTGCATTGCGCCGGCGCCGTCGGGCTGTGGGGCAAGTACCAGGACTTCCATCAGGGCAATGTGCTGGTCACCGAAAACGTCGTCGAAGCCTGCCTCAAGGAGCGCGTCGGACGCCTGGTGCACTTGTCGTCGCCGTCGATCTACTTTGATGGCCGCGACCACCTGGGGCTGACCGAGGAACAGGTGCCCAAGCGCTTCAAGCATCCATATGCCGCCACCAAGTACCTGGCGGAACAGAAGGTGTTCGGCGCCCAGGAGTTCGGCCTCGAAGTACTGGCCCTGCGCCCGCGTTTCGTGACCGGTGCCGGCGACATGAGCATCTTCCCGCGCTTGCTTAAAATGCAGCGCAAGAACCGCCTGGCTATCGTCGGCGACGGTTTGAACAAGGTCGATTTCACCAGCGTACACAACCTCAACGAGGCGCTGCTCAGCAGCTTGCTCGCCACCGGCTCGGCGTTGGGCAAGGCCTACAACATCAGTAATGGCGCGCCGGTGCCGGTGTGGGATGTGGTCAATTATGTGATGCGCCAGATGGACATGCCCCAGGTCACGCGGTATCGGTCTTACGGTTTGTCCTACAGCGTGGCGGCGCTGAACGAGGCATTCTGCGCGATGTGGCCGGGGCGCCCGGAGCCGTCGCTGTCGCGCCTGGGCATGCAGGTCATGAACAAAGATTTCACCCTGGACATCAGCCGCGCCAGGCATTATCTCGACTACGAGCCCAAGGTCAGCCTGTGGACGGCGCTCGATGAGTTCTGCAGCTGGTGGAAAGCTCAGGATCCGGGGCTGAAATAA
- a CDS encoding ATPase → MRNDAKDDFDNVPSLRADIGDDDDFEPTPATSVRSRTTKVVKVKSASTGPLWALVGALLIAFAGLAWWSFQQISLMGQQLVATQESFARISEEAAGRLQDISGKVVASEANVNNGSEALKLQIKQLETQLLEQGKQQVGVAGQATEIDQRLAQMSASTTELSSANAKLQGQVQALTEAVATLKAAQGEVKDLSADVAALKKQGNPSAAIARLEQDLVVLKSAQENQPANSDAPTNKEFDVFRIQTTRNITTLQSQVQNLNQKLNAPARITPLGQ, encoded by the coding sequence ATGCGTAACGATGCCAAAGACGATTTCGACAACGTTCCCAGCCTGCGGGCTGACATCGGGGACGATGATGATTTCGAGCCGACTCCCGCCACCTCCGTGCGTTCGCGCACAACCAAGGTGGTCAAGGTCAAGAGCGCCAGCACCGGCCCACTATGGGCTTTGGTCGGCGCGCTGCTGATCGCCTTCGCCGGCCTTGCCTGGTGGAGCTTCCAACAGATTTCCCTGATGGGCCAGCAGTTGGTCGCCACCCAGGAAAGTTTTGCACGCATCAGCGAAGAAGCGGCGGGGCGCCTGCAGGACATTTCCGGCAAGGTGGTGGCCAGCGAAGCCAATGTGAACAACGGCAGCGAAGCCCTCAAGTTGCAGATCAAGCAGTTGGAAACCCAATTGCTGGAACAAGGCAAACAGCAAGTCGGCGTGGCCGGGCAGGCGACCGAAATCGACCAGCGCCTGGCACAGATGAGCGCCAGCACCACCGAACTGTCGAGCGCGAATGCCAAGCTGCAAGGCCAGGTGCAGGCGCTGACCGAGGCCGTGGCCACGCTCAAGGCGGCGCAGGGTGAGGTCAAGGATTTGTCCGCCGATGTGGCGGCCCTTAAAAAGCAAGGCAACCCGAGCGCGGCCATCGCCCGCCTGGAGCAGGACCTGGTGGTGCTTAAAAGCGCGCAGGAAAACCAGCCCGCCAATAGCGACGCGCCAACCAATAAAGAGTTCGACGTGTTCCGCATCCAGACCACACGCAACATCACCACCTTGCAGAGCCAGGTGCAGAACCTGAACCAAAAGCTCAACGCGCCAGCGCGGATCACCCCGCTGGGCCAGTAA
- a CDS encoding AGE family epimerase/isomerase → MTMQPLPASSWLNAPAHHAWLASEGQRLLAFAKASRLPDGFGNLDDKGQLPADAHAETMNTARMTHSFAMAHAMGLPGYADLVAHGVAALSGPLRDSEHGGWFAAPNALDGNRGKAAYLHAFVALAASSAVVAGAPGAQNLLNDAVHIIDQFFWSEEEGVMLESFAQDWSGVESYRGANSNMHATEAFLALADVTGETRWLDRALRIVERVIHTHAAGNQFMVIEHFDTHWQPLLGYNEDNPADGFRPYGITPGHGFEWARLVLHLEAARLQAGLATPDWLVTDARGLFASACEYAWAVDGAPGIVYTLDWKHQPVVRERLHWTHAEASAAAQALLKRTGELHYETWYRRFWEFCESHFIDRINGSWHHELSPHNQPSSKIWGGKPDLYHAWQAVVLPVLPLSPSMTSALGQGRYVTKW, encoded by the coding sequence ATGACCATGCAACCACTGCCTGCCAGCAGTTGGCTGAACGCACCTGCCCATCACGCCTGGCTCGCCAGCGAAGGCCAACGCCTGCTGGCGTTCGCCAAAGCCTCACGCCTGCCGGATGGCTTCGGCAACCTTGACGACAAAGGCCAACTGCCGGCCGATGCTCACGCCGAAACCATGAACACGGCGCGCATGACCCACAGCTTTGCCATGGCTCACGCCATGGGCTTGCCGGGCTATGCCGACCTGGTCGCCCATGGTGTGGCCGCCCTCAGTGGCCCCTTGCGCGATAGCGAGCACGGCGGCTGGTTCGCTGCACCCAACGCCCTGGATGGCAACCGTGGCAAAGCCGCTTACCTGCACGCTTTTGTTGCCCTGGCTGCCAGTTCTGCCGTGGTTGCCGGCGCACCCGGTGCGCAAAACCTGCTCAACGACGCCGTGCATATCATCGACCAGTTTTTCTGGAGCGAGGAGGAGGGCGTGATGCTCGAGTCCTTCGCCCAGGACTGGAGTGGCGTCGAATCCTATCGCGGCGCCAACAGCAACATGCACGCCACCGAAGCCTTCCTGGCACTGGCCGATGTCACCGGTGAAACACGCTGGCTGGACCGCGCGCTGCGCATTGTCGAGCGCGTTATCCACACTCACGCTGCCGGCAACCAGTTCATGGTGATCGAGCATTTCGACACGCACTGGCAACCCTTGCTCGGCTACAACGAAGACAACCCTGCCGATGGCTTCCGCCCGTATGGCATCACCCCCGGCCACGGTTTCGAATGGGCACGGTTGGTGCTTCACCTGGAAGCCGCACGCCTGCAAGCCGGGCTGGCCACGCCGGACTGGCTGGTGACCGACGCCCGCGGCCTGTTTGCCAGCGCCTGCGAATACGCCTGGGCCGTGGACGGTGCTCCCGGCATCGTCTACACCCTGGACTGGAAGCACCAGCCAGTGGTGCGCGAGCGCCTGCACTGGACCCACGCCGAAGCCAGCGCGGCGGCCCAGGCCTTGCTCAAGCGCACCGGCGAGCTGCATTACGAAACCTGGTATCGGCGCTTTTGGGAGTTCTGCGAAAGCCACTTTATCGACCGTATCAACGGCAGCTGGCACCACGAACTCAGCCCGCACAACCAACCCAGCAGCAAGATCTGGGGTGGCAAGCCGGATCTGTACCATGCCTGGCAAGCGGTCGTGCTGCCAGTACTGCCCTTGTCACCGAGTATGACCAGCGCATTGGGCCAAGGACGTTATGTCACCAAGTGGTGA